The nucleotide sequence ACCGTCGCGATATACTAtacctttaaaaatacttcctatatactatatactatacGTCCTATATACACTTACGACTTGGCTATGGTGCCAATATTTGAATAGCGGCAACTGAATAAGTCGTATCAGCGAAGGCGCGCCAATGCAACATCGCAAATTAAATAGTATGGGATGCGGCACttaggatttttaaaatgattaaaaaacaatcttatattaaatgatatcATGGATTTCCACCGGTGACGTCACTGTAGCCAGAAATTTCGGTATATTGTCTATTACTTTAACTGTCTTTGGTTATACGTTGCAAAACTGTTTATGTCAGtacatacaaattaagttaaaatgtgtttttccCGCAAATATAATGACAATGAACAATTTTTAAGATCACTTAGGCGTTAGACATTTTAGATACTCAAAagcaacattaatatttacataataaaaatattcttccatcattagttaaattaatgagaggatatttaatatacgaaattattagaaattttcTCAAAGCACAAAGATACATTTTcctacttttataaaattaactaatattttcGCTTAGAGTATGAAGAGTACCTAATAATATCCATGTTATGTTTTAAacctgtattattaatataattccaTTCAAAACCttatacaacaataaattaattcttaattaacaATATCATTCATAATCGTATAAGTTATAAGCCTCTGTAGGAACGGTTCGCTAAGaatgtactaaataaataaaggatcGCCATCACGAGGCCCATAACctgaaaaaaagtataaaagttaaaataaacaacgaGTTATATCGTAAGAAAATATGTCTTTAAacgtaaaattatacaattattttgttaagagTAACCAATGGGGCTGAAACGACGACACTCTTTtaactgtaaattaaaaataaatgtgattttCATTTACTCGTAAGCGAATCGGTATTAAACTATTGGGAATctgctatttaaaataaataaaaaccactAACAAATAACTAAAGCCTTTTCAGATCCgggcctcatatttctgtatctgtttcatgatcatttgtcaatctaataggcaagtagatgatcagtcTCCTGTGCCTGCCCTtcctcgactttttgggtataaggcacgtttcctcgcgatgttttcctacaccgttcgagcgaaacTTTAATGCGCAAAGACATAAAGTCACATTGGTGCATCGGACCTACTCTTTATCTCAGGGATGAGTCACACAAGGcaaatactgtttttaacaaaagaaatgattttgattatgCTTTAAAACTCTTCAAAAGGACTAGAACACTTACGGCGGCAGCTAGGTAGGGTTCGAAGTCATTCCTATAGCCACTTCTCCGGTGATTCACCTCTATTAAAAGCGTAAGACCTGCCGCTAGGTAGAGTACGAACGCAATCCCGTGATACACGACTtcctgaaatattaataaataaatcagtggcgctacaacctctttaggtaattttttttttaatctaataggcaagtaggtgatcagcctcctgtgcctgacacacgtcgtcgactgtttaggtctaagacatgttggtttcctcacgatgttttccttcaccgttcgagcaaatgttaaatgcgctttaggttatattaatgaaatataatcattatcaataaatattttgaaagagCAATGGCAAAGTTATATTTCTCAAGGGCTAGCTTAATCTTTTGACGTAGCATTTctccaaataaaattatagaattcGTTTAGTTGTGATATTTAGAATTCTTATTTACTAAATCTTACATAATCTATAGTTTTTAATCACTTTATTAGTAGTAGTTATGAACTTATTTACATATCACTTCTCCaatatacttacatacaaagtTTTGGATATCATTGTAGCTGTTGAAAATGACATGACACACGACAGAAGCAAACAGAATGTTCCTATCAAAAATGCCACCGATATTAGAAGGAAGAATAATTCTGGTTTCTGATCATTGTATTTCACATATCTCGGCTCGAAATAATAGCTGACCACACCGACACAGGCCGCTCCAAGtatctagaaaaaaaaatcaaataactttatatcttaacaaaaattcaaacCTTAATCAATGAAGGAATggatagttattatattgttgaaCAGTCGCCGTGGCGTACTACTTAACGCACAACAGGGTCTGGATTCGATTTATATAGGGTGTAATGAATGGATAATATGTTATCTGCGAGTAGAGTtcaacgtaaattaatcaatgaagatttttataaatgtcacGGTTATTAAAATGATCGTAATCATTGAGATTATTTTATCCCAGTTCAACCAATTTGTATGACTAAAAACTTGACGATTTGAGAGTGGCGGAGCGATTCTTATGAccttaaaatacaaacataaaaaatatttgtatttatgcattacataacatttataaatcaaattattatttaaaaataattatatttaactataaaagaTCGAACTTTGGTTAGACCTTAGCATCTAGTGTTTATAGGAAAACATGACATCAACAGTACAGTATCAATTGAAATTCCTTAAACTAGCTATTTAACCCTGTAAAAGGTCAGCCTTCCTCGTAAAAGACAAAACATAcgcattataaataaattaatgatttattaataataataatttatttattgcaagaatatggtacaaaatgttaaggtggtacaatcgtaaATCGTTCgcatattatctttatttacatttcacattattagtcaaagtcaattcttatattataaacaatataattagaatgtttatatataagctattttaaatattaattgatgatttttttataaagacgATAAACCTGCTGATGGCGACATGACATCATTCACAAATGATTCAAAGAATTTTGTTTGAGGTGACGTATAAGGACACTTTTAAGCAAttgcttattttatttgagaatTCAATTAActacgatatattttataaattccattatgtaaaatgtaatacgAAATATAAGGGAAATAATGTTGACATACATTGacctaatttatatacatgtgtATATTTTACGTAAGAACTCTTCCGACGGTTTTCGTAACGATAAAATAggtcaattaaaaatacgatATCCTTCGTGGCTTAGTGGTTAATAAGCGTTTAACCTGGTTTGGTTTCTAACCGTTGATTGGTAAACTCAAAAGCAAAAAGCTAAAAGATGAAAATTCTCGTAGGTTTGGTTTTTGTActactattttaatagttttaaattctcattacataatataataaatatttatataaataattcaaaattctaTTTCGCGCAAAGGAATCTGGGGTTAACATAAAAGTGAGTCATAGGCCGATTACAGCTGACcctattaaacatttaatgtgTATTAAGCATTACCAAAATTTGACCCATTAAGTCAATATCACCAGGTATTCTATTGAGAATTGTTAAGAATCATACCAGTTGTGCCAATTTAAGTAAGCCAGGTACAGTGCCAAGGTAGCCAGTGTTGACAAAGAGCGGCGTTCCCGATGTGGTAGCAGTTGTCCTCGTTATGGTTACTGTGTGAGACATTGCTGGTGGCTGTAAAAATTACATGATTGTGTATATgcaatatatttgaataaagaatacaCAAAATGGTAtgtttttttgaatatatataactttacgCTGAAATCAAATCGTTGTAATAAAATCATGACAAAGTATAATCACTTCTGGAGTAACAAAGTTATTCTAAATTGAAAGTTATTTTAGTATGTTGTGTACCTTcgaattataaatgatattctAAAACTAGGCtcagaaaataaaatcttatgttAAAGGGGtgtagtatatatattgaaaacaaagcatgtacaaacatatttataaatactaatacttcattaataattttgctaTTCACACCTAATGTATCATTCAATTTTACATAAGTCCTCTATAGTGAACGATATCTAACTGCTTGCATGAAAATTTACAAGTACACTATTGTGATGTgacataaaatgaaataattaaagaaacgaTTGTAAAATACTTGGTTACCGTTGATAGTGAAGGGTACGGTCGTCCGGAAATCGTCTGTATTGAGGACCTATTGCGAAAAGtgcgtatttattttttaatatgtcaatAAGCATTACTCCATCACCCAAAATGTTCGGTCTAGGTCAACGCGTTGGCGTGCCGACGCGAGTTTTATAAGGCGAGGCCGCCTGGAACCGCGCATATAAACATATCGTTGAGTACCCATGAAATAATAACCACGTTGAAACATCTGGCatcttattgtaatttaaatttggaattataGTTTGACGCTAAtgcattatatttactatagttcaaaatataactcgttaaagtatttatactCTATGATATACAATATCAGTTATGCCGACGATAACaggaaaaaggttttaaacgcaaataaataaatattaaataacaaatgttaaagtattaatgtataaataaaataactctataaatagaaatgacCCATTGGTATTATGATTGTATATCAAACGGCgtacttacatttttaatagttttccaAAATGCAAGTGATCTGGGGAAATCCGCGAAAATAGCGCGCAACTCTGTGAACCGCGACTGAACAACTGCTGATTGCAACAAATCAGACGCTGATTCACTTGTGGCTTTGCGCATGCGTAAGGCTATAAAATAATCCTAAGTATATAACATATACTCGTAACTCGCATATATATCTCGCACGATACACAATGCCTCTATTGTTAAGGTTTTTATAAGGAATAAACTACGTGGTGCACATTTTCTGCGTTTTTAACTGACAATTTAACAGCAGCTTTCAGTGCAAGTTTGCACACCGTTGCCAGATTTTAAAGGATCATCCTTCGCGCGAAGACAATAAAGGCGCCGCcaccgattttttttttaacttacacaacaatataaataagctACTTACTACCTACCTACAtagcatttaaatttaaatgtacccGCGTACATAgcgcaaatttaaataacaaaacatatatttctattattctatacgtatagataatatttacatttgtcgcttaattttactttgtcttactttattttaaagtgaacGCCGAATCTATGTCCGTTCCTCTACCTAAATAAGCGGAAGCGAACTGGTTTTACCTATTGAggaaaatataatctaaatataactGAAGAACAGCTTTTTCGgtcaaaattaacaaataataatttcttcaaaagatgtaatttttataatctacATCAACTctcaattaaataagtatCCATATTGAAGGCAATATTGGTTAAAAGATGTATTATGTCTCATatcataagtacatataaGATATTTCTTCACCACTCGTGTTAGCATCAGATGCGTCATGCTAAACATACGCCGCCTCTAAGAGCATGAGTCCAAGAGGCTATGTACCTATTGCCCATTTTAACACTTTATTCACAAGAACTTAGTACATCCTTTTCATCAGAATCGATACTTCATTAGAGATGGGTTGGGGGTTCTTGTTTTATTCTGGCTGCACCATGAAGTATTGTTCCAAGGAATTATACGTTCATACATAGCTTACTATCCTAGGAACTATAGTTATGTTCACCAACTCATTAAATATCTTCTTAATGTGTCTGAGATGCaactaattttcttttaatattttttggattTGAAGTCAAAAATACGTTGTCTGTATTGGCAAATTTAGTCAGTCAACAAGTAAATCAATTGTTTAAGAACTAATAGTCTGACTGTTTCTtctttaacaatatttcatcAGACTAAGAGTGAGTAAACGGCATTTTAGCTTTGACACTCGGTGATATTCAAAAACGATACGAGTCCCgtataaaaaaacctattcGACTaggggtccttcaagaaaagaaaacaccaattattaaaaaacgcaATTACGAGCCAACGCAATTGATCACATCGAGGCAATATGAGTGTACATAGGCAATTTACAGCATATTAGCTTCATGCCCGTTTGGccattgataaaaaaatcgtaaggGAGTCAGATAAAGTCTCATTTGTGAATGAAATGATGTGACTATCTTAGACTTATTAAGCGatctaataaagaataaatatactgtgtgtgttttgtgttctcttatttaattatgcatttatttcTTCACACACGGGTCAACGTAATTGCCCAGACGAAACTCTGCGATTGCAgaatatgattatatttactttaaattgtgGTCTGTGGTAAGTTGTTTTTAGACGTTTTCATATTTCGtttgcataatatattttttacacccAGTTTCTGTTTGCACCCTTTATATTCAACCTCCACCAAATAAAGCAATATAAACTCAGCATTATTTCTTTAGGTAGGTTTAAAAGGCgacaagtattttaatttgaaaaaaggaCATTTGTTCTAAATACAAAGccttaatagaaaataaacttaagagTTGCCGGGCGtcgtaaattaaaagaaataaaagatagCTTTgttaacatacatttattatctttttacaaattagtttataaattaatctataattGTGAAATATACTCTCATTTAATATAAGGTACTcgatttaataattagatatAACCTAAGTATAAGAAAATTCtcatcaaaatttaattatattcgagattaaaaaatttaaactccgtaaatctaaatataaaaaaatgaaatgccaAAGTGTTGTCTTTTCTTATGTAACCCTTTAAACCCCCAAGTAgtacatttaaagtatataacaATGAAACCTTTTTGAATATGAACTAATCATTATTATCGACTaggctttataattaaagaaaggTGCAATCATGCAAATATGTGtaactttaataaactatGTCAAATGACAACAAACTTGGACGGTTTATGACGTCAGTACAAGAAACATTAAGACCAAAGCTCACCGAATGTAACCGTTTAACCTCGTGTTAATGTAAGCTAAGTGATATTTAACGAAAGTCTGTGAACTTTGGGCTAATAGCTTAAAGGCTGATTCCACAAACATAACTTACAACGATAGAAACTGAATTTTCAATcgattaacaaaattaaaattattctctTCAACTACAAAACACACTAGATTATCAGCAGTCAAAAACAGCATACGCTAGGAGCAAAAGTATATAGACTCTTGTGTCAGTAGACAACAACTCAGCTGAATTTatgattattgtattaattgataaataaaaaaaaaaaaaaaacaaaattaattaaattttttttcgagACTTAATCAAACGCAGTCAAGGTACGCTTTAGATTTAAGTAGAAGATGATATTTAGCAAAAAGGTCAAAGCTAAGCGTTTGATAAGGCGCGTTAATGATTGAAAATTCAGcaatataaaagtttcaaaAGCAAACAATAGTCAAGATGAACACAATcagaacaataataaataaaacctgaAACCATATCATTGGTATTTTATggccattaaaataatttcattttcgttaataaactaacatttaatcttattaattcatacaaatcgcatattaattcaaacggtgcaaaattataatattggcTGTACATtgagataattttaaaattacatctaaaccataataaacttaatattgttCGGAGGTTATTTGCCGCTCAAAGCCTTATTCAGCTCACGCCAAGCCTGATGCACCGTTTCTGTGCTCGTTATACAGCAAGTAGGAGCTGTAGCCATATGCCAGGGTGTTGAAGATACCGAATACCTGTAAAAATTGATATGTTAACAACTACatgtatttacaaaacgaAGTTACaactatgttattattttttttttttaaacgggcaggaggtttaTAATGTTAAGCGGTAATGAGATTGCCGgcttttttaagaattaaaaataatacatggaATACTCCATAAATCCTAAATTTTGATgtgatctttaattaaatttaaaaggtaaATTTAAGAACGAGTTGTTTATTTGAAGTGAATTATTAACGAATTACGTTAAATTCTTGTTAATTGCAAATAATTGAAAAgctcaaaattataattggtatataacgtgtttcgtaacaggtCTATAGCGATTGTTTAGTAAAGTTAGCTAAgtcacaaataatataaaaactataccCTTAATAACCTAACTAACCCTTTTACCTCTTCatgacatatttaattaatctgacatgttatatttattggtGACAAATTagcatatttagtttttttgcgTAAAGacaatctttattatattagtttaatttttttatttacacacaaAAGATAATGTTCGGAGCACCAAAATTCactatatacacatattaaaacaacaaaatcagTATGCATTTTCATAcactttctatattttatcagTACCGAAATCAACATCGCagtacaaaacaaataaatcattattatcaGGCAATTTTATCAAAAGCGAGTTTTAGTGCTCGTAATTaacttgtttataaaaacaattggttaaagaaaatataagatgatttatttttagttcgtGACTAAAGCGACCGATGATCTCAGCAAAGGTGAACACTTGTTTCCGAATGTGATTAGATAAGACAAATTATAACGGcatgtacttttttaaattcatttcattcattcatttttaaaaacaaacaatatcttAGAAAATATCACagttttgaagaaaaaaaccCTCAAGGTCCGTCTACATCCGTAAATTACTGCAAGGAATTCTACTTACTGCAGCAGCAACGTTGCGTCCATAGGCGCCATATATCGATGTAAACATCACGATAAAGGCTATCAGGTAGAACAGCGTCTCTATAGCAGTGCTTATCAGCTCCTGAAAACAATGAAAGTcgaatttattcatgttttatCGATTTTGTTGAATCtctggtatttttattaccttaaATTGCGCGCTTTGTTTCattgaatatatatgtattacataaatttaaattgcttttttcaaatttccatttggttttttgaaatatttacagcgcttttgataataataaaatgggtATTTgtcataactttattaacttttgaactaaatttttaattaaatttgtaattatgtcATGTAGGTACGTATTGTGAACTAATTAGTGTTCCAATTATAAACGACTTTGATAAGCATTTAGGTTATATGTATTAGGTTGAATGAAAACATCGCagtagaaaaaaattgttatattttgcttttgactacattttatgaatttatttgtatattattttaaattgaaaattctaACGCAATTTGTATTGACACAACATTTTCATAACATATATTGAAGTTAAACAATAGTagaattaatacatattattataaaataatatatcataaacatatattatcaGTTAAGTacctatatagtaatatacaataaactcTTACAGaacatatgtaaaaaaaattgttttgtgttCATTCTTGTATCAGTGGGAGAGGAAACAAACATGTTTAGGTGACTGTACCAGCCTTGCATACCATCCAACccgtaacaatataataattttgtttggaCTCCGTACTATGTGCTGTGCCATTAAATGTATAGTCTATTGATTACTTACAGATAAAACCCAATTGATGGGTATCTTCAAGGCGTCCTTGACACTCAGTAGGTACACGAAACTCCACATGAGAGTGGTGATAAATGCGGTCACAGCTACGAACACGTACCATGACGAGGAGTATGGAGTGCCCAGAGACATACATATTATGCCGACAAtctggaaatttaaaaatggaacataaagtttttgttacaacaaaataataactagaacttaataatatgtagtttCATTCACACAAAGCTCATCTTCCGTCTATTTCAATTTTACTTTTGTTGGTCAGGgtataataaaagtacatttGCGGGATCAATGAAATGCAACCtcttaaatcaaaaaaatatatgatttaattaactaaattaatgaataaattaaaaacaaaaataaatgtaatgaattaaagtaactaaaaacaataaaagtgaatattattttatattttagtacggCCTACGTTTGGAttctattgtaaaatattaattgtatcctagttgtaaaaataatatgttttacttgGGCAAAAAAATGCTAAGCTTGATTCAATTACAATCACAGTATTTaactcataaaaataaagttttgttttcacATAATTACTGGCCCTCTATGTGGTCAAAGTGTTTAACTAGGAATATTTAACCGTCTGGTTATTGCACTTCAAGAAGCTTCCTCATATTCATTTCCTAATAGGATTTAAACCACTAACAGTCTAGACGTTATCTAGTCTAGacaattatattgatttaacaACCCTTCAAAATGGTCACATATATTGATTTTCTTGATCCTTGAACCTGACCtttaaaaaccttttcaaTAACATCGACAACTGTTTagtgaataatttatgtattacatcGTGTATGAGTAAggttttgataattaaattagttaattattagttttagaaTAATTGTTTCAGGCTAAAATTaggtataaaatgtattgatgTTTCGCGTACTCTGCATAGTCACCGAACCAAGGAAGTCTATTACACAATAACTTAAACATTACAGATTACCTTTTGAGGTTAGATCATATATACCGCGAATAAACACAAGAAATGTGTAcgatttaaacttaattattactagaaatTATTCATAAGGCAATACAAAACAgctcataatatttacaattgaaTAGTTTGCTTAGTTAATTGAAATCTTAGCGGTAAAATCCTAGTACTAGGGCAACGGGGCCAGGTAAATGGACTCCGATGCCTCCCCACCGGTTAGAACCGGTTATAGCTGATGCCGGAACATACGCGAGCTGCGTGTCGTACTGTTCGCAAACAGGTGTTATTT is from Pieris rapae chromosome 7, ilPieRapa1.1, whole genome shotgun sequence and encodes:
- the LOC110992752 gene encoding CKLF-like MARVEL transmembrane domain-containing protein 8 isoform X1 — its product is MRKATSESASDLLQSAVVQSRFTELRAIFADFPRSLAFWKTIKNPPAMSHTVTITRTTATTSGTPLFVNTGYLGTVPGLLKLAQLILGAACVGVVSYYFEPRYVKYNDQKPELFFLLISVAFLIGTFCLLLSCVMSFSTATMISKTLYEVVYHGIAFVLYLAAGLTLLIEVNHRRSGYRNDFEPYLAAAVMGLVMAILYLFSTFLANRSYRGL
- the LOC110992752 gene encoding CKLF-like MARVEL transmembrane domain-containing protein 8 isoform X2, with the translated sequence MSSIQTISGRPYPSLSTPPAMSHTVTITRTTATTSGTPLFVNTGYLGTVPGLLKLAQLILGAACVGVVSYYFEPRYVKYNDQKPELFFLLISVAFLIGTFCLLLSCVMSFSTATMISKTLYEVVYHGIAFVLYLAAGLTLLIEVNHRRSGYRNDFEPYLAAAVMGLVMAILYLFSTFLANRSYRGL
- the LOC110992711 gene encoding uncharacterized protein LOC110992711, yielding MMAPETVVTVDGSNKPANQAASPQQQQGGALDWIKIDVEYFKSTPGLLKVIELIVGIICMSLGTPYSSSWYVFVAVTAFITTLMWSFVYLLSVKDALKIPINWVLSELISTAIETLFYLIAFIVMFTSIYGAYGRNVAAAVFGIFNTLAYGYSSYLLYNEHRNGASGLA